A genome region from Erigeron canadensis isolate Cc75 chromosome 3, C_canadensis_v1, whole genome shotgun sequence includes the following:
- the LOC122592163 gene encoding exocyst complex component SEC10b, protein MALCKYRLKLSMERAGLMDTTIQATMELQWDTRLIDNEVKEIKDGTKSNKLSNSEPLVLDIEDFKGDFSFDALFGNLVNELLPSFQEEDTDSLEGNSNISANDTLSNGRSVQGQSSPLFPEVDSLLSMFKNSCSQLVELRKQLDGKLYNLKKDVASQDSKHRKTLGELEKGVDGLFDSFARLDSRISSVGQTAAKIGDHLQSADSQRETASQTMELIKYLMEFNSSPGDLMELSPLFSDDSRVAEAASIAQKLRSFAEEDIGRQGVTMHSVPGNATASRGLEVAVGNLQEYCNELENRLLSRFDAASQKRELSTMAECAKILSQFNRGTSAMQHYVGLRPMFDVEVMNEDSKAVLGDQDSLPSPSSVARALSSRYKEITDTVRKEAATIMAVFPSPNDVMSILVQRVMEDRVPKLLEKLLVKPSLVHPPPMGEGGLLLYLRMLAVGYEKTQELAKDLRSVGCGDLDIEGLTESLFLDHKDMYIEYEQASLRQLYKAKMEELLSESQLSGESTGSIGRSKGASISSSHQQISVTVVTEFVRWNEEAISRCTLLSSQPANLAANVKTVFTCLLDQVSQYTTEGLERARDGLTEAAALRERFVLGTSVSRRVAAAAASAAEAAAAAGESSFRSFMVAVQRCGSSVAIVQQYFANSISRLLLPVDGAHAASCEEMATAMASAEGAAYKGLQQCIETVMAEVERLLSAEQKATDYKSPDDGVVPDHRPTNACIRVVAYLSRVLEAAFTALEGLNKQAFLTELGNRLHKGLSNHWQKYTFNPSGGLRLKRDITEYGDFVRSFNAPTVDEKFESLSIMANVFIVAPESLSSLFEGTPSILKDAQRFIQLREDYKSAKLAAKLSSLWPSS, encoded by the exons ATGGCATTATGCAAGTACAGATTAAAATTATCGATGGAGCGGGCTGGTTTAATGGATACAACTATACAAGCAACGATGGAGCTACAATGGGACACTAGG TTGATCGACAACGAGGT CAAAGAGATCAAAGATGGAACCAAAAGTAACAAGTTATCAAATTCTGAGCCTCTTGTTTTAGATATAGAAGACTTCAAG ggGGACTTCTCATTTGATGCTTTATTTGGAAACTTAGTAAATGAGCTGCTGCCATCTTTCCAAGAAGAAGATACTGACTCATTAGAGGGAAATAGTAATATTAGTGCCAATGATACTTTATCAAATGGAAGGTCAGTCCAGGGACAATCAAGTCCGCTATTCCCAGAAGTTGACTCTTTATTGTCAATGTTTAAGAATTCCTGTTCGCAGTTAGTTGAACTCCGGAAACAG CTTGACGGAAAACTGTATAATCTTAAAAAAGATGTTGCTTCACAAGACTCGAAACATAGGAAGACACTTGGAGAG CTCGAAAAAGGTGTCGATGGCTTGTTTGATAGTTTTGCAAGATTGGATTCACGGATATCTAGTGTTGGACAAACAGCTGCTAAAATTGGGGATCATTTGCAG AGTGCAGATTCACAGAGAGAGACTGCTAGCCAGACGATGGAGCTAATAAAG TACTTGATGGAATTCAACAGTAGCCCTGGTGACCTGATGGAACTGTCTCCTTTATTTTCTGATGACAGCCGTGTTGCCGAGGCTGCTTCAATTGCCCAGAAATTGC GTTCATTTGCGGAGGAAGATATTGGAAGACAGGGTGTGACTATGCATTCTGTTCCAGGGAATGCAACTGCTAGTAGAGGATTGGAGGTTGCTGTTGGTAACCTTCAAGAATACTGCAATG AGCTGGAGAACAGATTGCTGTCCCGGTTTGATGCTGCATCTCAGAAAAGAGAGTTGTCTACCATGGCCGAGTGTGCAAAAATCCTATCTCAG TTTAACAGAGGTACCAGTGCCATGCAACATTATGTCGGTTTGCGTCCAATGTTTGATGTTGAAGTCATGAATGAAGACTCCAAAGCTGTTCTTGGTGACCAGGATTCCCTACCTAGTCCCAGTAGTGTGGCCCGTGCACTTTCATCTAGGTACAAAGAGATTACAG ATACTGTCAGAAAGGAAGCAGCCACTATTATGGCTGTATTTCCTTCTCCAAATGATGTTATGTCAATTTTGGTACAG CGAGTGATGGAAGACCGAGTTCCTAAACTTTTAGAGAAGCTATTGGTGAAACCATCTTTAGTACATCCACCTCCAATGGGAGAAGGTGGTCTGTTGCTA TACCTTAGAATGCTAGCGGTGGGGTATGAGAAGACACAGGAACTTGCCAAAGATCTACGCAGTGTTGGATGCGGTGACTTGGATATTGAAG GCCTAACAGAATCTCTATTCCTGGATCACAAAGACATGTACATTGAATATGAGCAAGCTTCTTTAAGACAACTGTACAAAGCTAAG ATGGAGGAACTGCTTTCTGAGAGCCAGCTGTCTGGAGAGTCAACAGGATCAATTGGACGTTCGAAAGGTGCTTCAATATCATCTTCCCACCAGCAGATATCTGTCACAGTGGTCACCGAGTTTGTGCGTTGGAACGAAGAAGCAATCTCAAGATGCACTTTGTTATCATCCCAG CCTGCTAATCTTGCAGCCAATGTCAAAACTGTGTTCACTTGCCTTCTAGACCAA GTCAGTCAATATACAACAGAAGGACTTGAAAGAGCCAGAGATGGCCTCACAGAAGCTGCAGCTTTGAGGGAGAGGTTTGTTCTGGGAACTAGTGTTAGTCGAAgagttgctgctgctgctgcttcaGCT GCAGAAGCCGCCGCCGCTGCTGGTGAAAGCAGTTTTAGATCTTTCATGGTTGCGGTACAACGTTGCGGAAGTAGTGTGGCTATTGTTCAGCAA tACTTCGCTAATTCTATTTCAAGGCTTTTGTTACCTGTGGATGGTGCGCATGCTGCTTCGTGTGAAGAAATGGCAACAGCTATGGCCAGTGCGGAGGGGGCTGCATATAAAGGGCTCCAACAGTGCATTGAGACAGTTATGGCCGAG GTGGAGCGGTTACTTTCAGCTGAGCAAAAAGCTACCGATTATAAGTCACCTGATGATGGTGTTGTGCCTGATCATCGGCCCACAAATGCATGCATAAG AGTTGTGGCATACCTCTCCCGTGTGCTTGAGGCAGCATTCACCGCACTAGAAGGTCTGAACAAGCAAGCTTTCCTAACTGAATTG GGGAACCGCTTGCACAAAGGACTGAGTAATCACTGGCAGAAGTACACTTTTAATCCCAG TGGAGGATTAAGGCTCAAGCGTGACATCACCGAATATGGGGATTTTGTAAGAAGCTTCAATGCCCCCACAGTTGACGAGAAATTTGAATCATTAAGCAT TATGGCCAATGTCTTTATCGTTGCACCTGAAAGCTTGTCAAGTCTGTTTGAAGGCACACCAAGCATACTGAAAGACGCTCAAAG ATTTATTCAGCTTAGAGAGGACTATAAAAGTGCAAAACTTGCAGCAAAGCTCAGCTCCCTTTGGCCAAGCTCTTAA
- the LOC122593298 gene encoding WRKY transcription factor 22-like: MEVDWDLHAVVRACCSTASSSSATVTTTSISTTAAPPSWQQPIDTYTYNQQQKTSPFQLDGNFMGFFPDPFQTRNDNSIEHLLNDLNTPRDFPKLQKTPHSPQSLPISPLSVLSGLQDASFHLHHQDNQHQNQNQNRQPQYQQQQQKQLQGKQQQPFGITRCTTPNAQSTKSKKRKNQMKRICQVPAEGLSSDVWSWRKYGQKPIKGSPYPRGYYRCSTSKGCLARKQVERNRSDPDMFIVTYTGEHSHPVPTHRNSLAGSTRNKPTTSGEEDPSSKNKPISSPPVSPPTSQSPATEKADDTDDDNFDMVIDEDFFDGLDELVSPETGVIFPVTSTVNTIAAGGS; the protein is encoded by the exons ATGGAAGTTGATTGGGACTTGCATGCGGTGGTCAGAGCTTGTTGCTCCACCGCGTCTTCTTCCTccgccaccgtcaccaccacatCCATCAGCACCACCGCAGCTCCACCTTCATGGCAACAACctatagatacatatacatacaaccaACAACAAAAAACATCTCCTTTTCAGTTAGATGGGAATTTCATGGGTTTTTTCCCAGATCCATTCCAAACAAGAAATGACAATAGCATTGAACATCTTTTAAATGATTTAAACACCCCCCGTGACTTTCCAAAGTTGCAAAAAACACCTCATTCTCCACAAAGCTTACCAATCTCACCCTTGTCTGTTCTTAGTGGTTTACAAGATGCATcctttcatcttcatcatcaagataaccaacatcaaaatcaaaatcaaaatcgtCAGCCTCAATATCAACAGCAACAGCAAAAACAGCTTCAAGGAAAACAGCAGCAACCTTTTGGTATAACTAGATGTACAACTCCTAATGCACAAAGTACAAAGTCCAAGAAAAG AAAAAATCAGATGAAAAGGATCTGTCAAGTGCCTGCTGAGGGATTATCATCTGATGTGTGGTCTTGGAGAAAATATGGTCAAAAGCCCATCAAAGGTTCTCCATATCCAAG GGGATATTACAGATGTAGTACATCAAAAGGCTGTTTGGCCCGAAAACAAGTGGAGCGAAATAGATCCGACCCGGATATGTTCATCGTCACCTACACCGGCGAACACAGCCACCCAGTTCCGACTCACCGGAATTCTTTAGCCGGTAGTACAAGAAACAAACCCACCACCTCCGGCGAAGAAGACCCATCATCCAAAAACAAGCCCATTTCATCTCCGCCGGTGTCTCCGCCGACCAGCCAGTCGCCGGCGACGGAAAAAGCCGACGACACCGACGACGACAACTTTGATATGGTAATCGATGAAGATTTCTTTGATGGGTTAGATGAACTTGTCAGCCCGGAAACTGGAGTTATATTTCCGGTGACATCAACGGTGAATACGATTGCCGCCGGTGGAAGTTGA